In Asanoa sp. WMMD1127, one genomic interval encodes:
- a CDS encoding DUF3618 domain-containing protein, whose amino-acid sequence MSTDPDQIRREIEQTRSNLSDDVDALAYKASPRRMVDDRKRKVRNMFSSARDSVMGTASHVADRTGNAASSLKSTASDQASTVSDKASDAASTVSDAVQEAPAAIRRQTEGNPLAAGLIAFGIGWLASSLLPATDREQRAAGAVKEKVQEHADTIKEEARERVQEAKENLAPTARDAVDSVKSTAQDAASTVKDEGRSAADDVKVRAQEARDEVRS is encoded by the coding sequence ATGAGCACCGACCCGGACCAGATCCGGCGCGAGATCGAACAGACTCGGTCCAACCTCAGTGACGACGTCGACGCGCTGGCGTACAAGGCGAGCCCACGCCGCATGGTCGACGACCGCAAACGGAAGGTCCGCAACATGTTCAGCAGCGCCCGCGACAGCGTGATGGGCACGGCGTCCCACGTGGCCGACCGCACCGGCAACGCCGCGTCGTCGCTCAAGTCGACGGCGTCGGACCAGGCGTCCACCGTCTCCGACAAGGCCTCGGACGCGGCGTCCACCGTGTCCGACGCGGTCCAGGAGGCGCCGGCCGCGATCCGCCGGCAGACCGAGGGCAACCCGCTCGCGGCCGGGCTGATCGCGTTCGGCATCGGCTGGCTGGCCTCGTCGCTGCTCCCGGCGACCGATCGTGAGCAGCGGGCCGCCGGCGCGGTCAAGGAGAAGGTCCAGGAACACGCCGACACGATCAAGGAGGAGGCGCGCGAGCGCGTGCAGGAGGCCAAGGAGAACCTGGCCCCCACCGCGCGCGACGCGGTCGACTCCGTCAAGTCCACGGCGCAGGACGCCGCGTCGACGGTCAAGGACGAGGGCCGTTCGGCCGCCGACGACGTGAAGGTTCGTGCCCAGGAGGCTCGCGACGAGGTGCGCTCGTAA
- a CDS encoding MFS transporter, translated as MQQLRGRSLLVLLICCCSIFIVGLDTSALNVALPSIQRELDASIQGAQWTIDAYTLVLASFLILSASTADRVGRRRVFQVGLAVFGLGSLLCGLAPSLGWLIAFRVLQAVGGSMLNPVAISIITNTFTEPGARAKAIGVWGGVVGVSIAAGPVLGGLLVQAFSWRAIFFINVPIALAAMILAGHFVEESRAAGHRRFDPLGQLLLITAVGSLTFGIIEAPMRGWGSTAIISCFGLAIAAFVMLVLWELRHREPLIDLRFFRSPPFSGAAAIALLAFTAQGGFLLLNTLYLQDALGFSPLEAGLAILPMAAVMAIVGPVSGRLVARYGPRPSLALGGSSVLLAGLITVIPRGDPAYSRLFVVYTLIGFGLGWINAAITNTAVAGMPNRQAGVAAGITSTMRQLGQTLGVAIIGSIIAAHVTQVAETPAFMSAYHVSWAVIAGIGLANLVIGLVTTSPRAQRSAARNADRMGAAARD; from the coding sequence GTGCAGCAACTGCGCGGACGTTCGCTGCTGGTCCTGCTGATCTGCTGCTGCAGCATCTTCATCGTCGGCCTGGACACCAGCGCGCTCAACGTGGCGCTGCCGTCGATCCAGCGGGAGCTGGACGCGTCGATCCAGGGCGCCCAGTGGACGATCGACGCGTACACCCTGGTCCTCGCGTCCTTCCTGATCCTGTCGGCATCGACCGCGGACCGGGTCGGGCGCAGGCGGGTGTTCCAGGTCGGGCTGGCGGTCTTCGGTCTCGGCTCGCTGCTCTGCGGGCTCGCGCCGTCGCTCGGGTGGCTGATCGCGTTCCGGGTGCTGCAGGCCGTCGGCGGCAGCATGCTCAACCCGGTCGCAATCTCGATCATCACCAACACGTTCACCGAGCCGGGGGCGAGGGCGAAGGCGATCGGCGTGTGGGGCGGCGTCGTGGGCGTCAGCATCGCCGCCGGCCCGGTGCTCGGCGGCCTGCTGGTGCAGGCGTTCAGCTGGCGGGCGATCTTTTTCATCAACGTGCCCATCGCGCTCGCCGCGATGATCCTGGCCGGACACTTCGTCGAGGAGTCGCGGGCTGCCGGGCACCGCCGCTTCGACCCGTTGGGCCAGCTGCTGCTGATCACCGCGGTCGGCTCGCTCACCTTCGGGATCATCGAGGCGCCGATGCGCGGCTGGGGCTCGACCGCGATCATCTCGTGCTTCGGCCTGGCCATCGCCGCCTTCGTGATGCTCGTGCTCTGGGAGCTCCGCCACCGCGAACCGTTGATCGACCTGCGGTTCTTCCGGTCTCCGCCCTTCAGCGGGGCCGCGGCCATCGCGCTGCTCGCGTTCACCGCCCAGGGCGGCTTCCTGCTGCTCAACACGCTCTACCTGCAGGACGCGCTGGGCTTCTCGCCGCTCGAGGCCGGGTTGGCCATCCTCCCGATGGCGGCGGTGATGGCCATCGTCGGACCGGTCTCCGGCCGGTTGGTGGCCCGCTACGGCCCCCGTCCCTCACTGGCCCTGGGCGGCTCGTCGGTGCTGCTCGCCGGGCTGATCACCGTCATACCGCGCGGCGACCCGGCGTACTCCCGGCTGTTCGTGGTCTACACGCTGATCGGGTTCGGTCTCGGCTGGATCAACGCGGCGATCACCAACACGGCCGTGGCCGGCATGCCCAACCGCCAGGCGGGCGTCGCGGCCGGCATCACCTCGACCATGCGCCAGCTCGGCCAGACACTCGGCGTCGCGATCATCGGGTCGATCATCGCGGCGCACGTGACCCAGGTGGCGGAGACGCCCGCCTTCATGTCGGCCTACCACGTCAGCTGGGCCGTGATCGCCGGCATCGGGCTGGCCAACCTGGTCATCGGCCTGGTCACCACGTCACCGCGCGCCCAGCGGTCGGCGGCGCGCAACGCCGATCGCATGGGCGCGGCGGCCCGGGACTAG